A portion of the Pseudomonas protegens CHA0 genome contains these proteins:
- a CDS encoding arsenic transporter, with protein sequence MLIAVSIFLLTITLVIWQPKGLGVGWSAVFGATLALLFGVVQWADIPVVWQIIWNATGTFVALIIISLLLDEAGFFAWAALHVARWGRGRGRRLFAFMVLLGALVSALFANDGAALILTPIVISMLLALRFSPATTLAFVMGAGFIADTASLPLVVSNLVNIVSADFFKIGFNRYALVMLPVNLVSVAATLVVLLWFFRRDIPLDYDPRQLAEPASAIHDRATFMAGWWVLLILLLGCFALEPLGIPISAISAVCAALLLAIAARGHRISTRKVLREAPWQIVIFSLGMYLVVYGLRNAGLTAYLASWLDAFAGGGIWGAALGTGLLTAGLSSLMNNLPTVLIGALSIDASQATGVVKDAMIYANVIGSDLGPKITPIGSLATLLWLHVLERKGIHIGWGYYFRVGIVLTLPVLLATLAALALRLSLM encoded by the coding sequence ATGTTGATTGCCGTATCGATTTTCCTGCTGACCATTACCTTGGTGATCTGGCAGCCCAAGGGCCTGGGCGTTGGCTGGAGCGCCGTGTTCGGCGCAACCCTGGCGCTGTTGTTCGGGGTGGTGCAATGGGCGGATATCCCGGTGGTCTGGCAGATCATCTGGAATGCCACCGGTACCTTTGTCGCGCTGATCATCATCAGCCTGCTGCTGGACGAGGCCGGGTTCTTTGCCTGGGCCGCGCTGCATGTGGCGCGCTGGGGGCGAGGGCGGGGCAGGCGGCTGTTTGCCTTCATGGTATTGCTGGGGGCGCTGGTCTCGGCGCTGTTCGCCAATGACGGCGCCGCGCTGATCCTGACCCCCATCGTCATTTCCATGCTCCTGGCCTTGCGCTTTTCACCGGCCACGACCCTGGCCTTTGTCATGGGCGCGGGGTTCATTGCCGACACCGCGAGCCTGCCGCTGGTGGTTTCGAACCTGGTGAACATCGTCTCCGCGGACTTCTTCAAGATTGGCTTCAACCGTTATGCGCTGGTGATGCTGCCGGTCAACCTGGTGAGCGTGGCCGCCACCCTGGTGGTGCTGCTGTGGTTCTTCCGCCGCGATATCCCGCTGGATTACGACCCCCGACAACTGGCCGAGCCCGCCAGCGCCATCCATGACCGGGCGACCTTCATGGCCGGCTGGTGGGTGTTGCTGATCCTGCTGCTGGGCTGTTTTGCCCTGGAGCCGCTGGGCATTCCCATCAGCGCTATTTCCGCGGTGTGCGCGGCGCTGCTGCTGGCGATTGCCGCCCGCGGGCACCGGATCTCCACGCGCAAGGTGCTCAGGGAAGCGCCCTGGCAGATCGTGATTTTTTCCCTGGGCATGTACCTGGTGGTGTACGGCCTGCGCAATGCCGGGCTCACGGCGTACCTGGCCAGCTGGCTGGACGCCTTTGCCGGCGGCGGGATCTGGGGCGCGGCCCTGGGCACCGGGTTGCTCACGGCGGGCTTGTCATCGCTGATGAACAATCTGCCGACAGTGCTGATCGGCGCCTTGTCCATCGATGCCAGCCAGGCCACGGGGGTGGTCAAGGACGCGATGATCTACGCCAACGTCATCGGCAGCGACCTGGGGCCGAAGATCACCCCCATCGGCAGCCTGGCGACCCTGCTCTGGCTGCATGTACTGGAGCGCAAGGGCATTCACATTGGCTGGGGGTACTACTTCCGGGTCGGCATCGTGCTGACGCTGCCGGTGTTGCTGGCGACCCTGGCGGCCCTGGCGCTGCGCCTGTCTCTGATGTAG
- a CDS encoding NADPH-dependent FMN reductase — MSNVYKVAVLVGSLRKQSLNRKVALALAELAPASLQLDIVEIGDLPLYNEDIDATPPAAYTRFREQISGADAVLFVTPEYNRSVPAALKNAIDVGSRPYGKSAWSGKPGAVISVSPGAIGGFGANHHLRQSLVFLNVPCMQQPEAYLGGAGSAFDEAGKLSEATRPFLQGFINAYGQWVEQQRKA, encoded by the coding sequence ATGAGCAATGTCTACAAGGTCGCAGTACTGGTCGGCAGCCTGAGAAAACAGTCCCTGAACCGCAAGGTCGCCCTGGCCCTGGCCGAGCTGGCGCCTGCCAGCCTCCAGCTGGACATCGTCGAGATCGGTGACCTGCCGCTCTACAACGAAGACATCGATGCCACGCCACCGGCGGCCTACACCCGTTTTCGCGAACAGATCAGCGGCGCCGACGCGGTGCTGTTCGTTACCCCGGAATACAACCGTTCGGTACCGGCGGCGCTGAAAAATGCCATCGACGTCGGCTCGCGGCCCTACGGTAAAAGTGCCTGGAGCGGCAAGCCGGGGGCGGTGATCAGCGTTTCTCCGGGGGCCATTGGCGGTTTTGGCGCCAACCACCACCTGCGCCAGTCCCTGGTGTTCCTCAATGTGCCCTGCATGCAGCAGCCCGAGGCCTACCTGGGTGGCGCCGGCTCGGCATTCGACGAGGCCGGCAAACTGTCCGAAGCAACCCGGCCGTTCCTGCAGGGCTTCATCAACGCCTACGGGCAGTGGGTCGAGCAGCAACGCAAGGCCTGA